A region from the Treponema pallidum subsp. pallidum str. Nichols genome encodes:
- a CDS encoding V-type ATP synthase subunit B: MYKVYEKIESINGSVITVRAKGVHYGELARVKTAFGDSLAEVNKLEGDVVSLQVFAGGRGISTGSEVRFLGRGMLVSFSDYLLGRIFNGSGVPRDGGPALKEGRVEIGGPSVNPAKRVIARRMIRTGIPMIDVFNTLVVSQKLPIFSSSGEPYNELLARIAMQAEVDVIVLGGMGLKHDDYLYFKSALEEAGALSRAVLFVHTASDPTVECLMVPDMCLAVAEQFALKGRDVLVLLTDMTNFADAMKEIAIIQEQVPSNRGYPGDLYSQLASRYEKAVDFDDAGSVTILAVTTMPGDDVTHPVPDNTGYITEGQFYLKNGRIEPFGSLSRLKQNVNGRTRADHRALMDNMIKLYAAYRDALEKRSMGFAMSEWDEKLLTYGGLFEAQLMDLSVNIPLEEAFDTGWKILGRCFTPEETGIRSDLINTYWPA; the protein is encoded by the coding sequence ATGTACAAGGTGTACGAGAAGATTGAGTCGATCAACGGTTCTGTCATCACGGTGCGGGCAAAGGGGGTGCATTACGGGGAATTGGCCCGGGTAAAAACGGCGTTTGGCGATTCGCTTGCTGAGGTGAATAAGCTTGAAGGGGATGTAGTTTCCCTGCAGGTGTTTGCGGGAGGCCGGGGTATTTCCACCGGGAGCGAGGTGCGCTTTCTGGGGAGGGGTATGCTCGTGAGTTTCTCAGATTATTTATTGGGGAGAATTTTTAATGGCTCTGGCGTTCCCCGAGACGGTGGTCCGGCCTTAAAGGAAGGGAGGGTGGAAATTGGCGGTCCTTCGGTTAATCCGGCAAAGAGGGTTATCGCGCGGCGTATGATTCGCACGGGTATTCCCATGATTGATGTGTTTAATACGCTGGTTGTTTCTCAGAAGTTGCCTATTTTTTCTAGCTCAGGGGAACCGTACAACGAACTGCTGGCCCGTATTGCAATGCAAGCGGAGGTTGATGTCATCGTCCTCGGGGGTATGGGGCTGAAGCATGACGATTACCTGTATTTTAAAAGTGCATTGGAAGAGGCAGGAGCGTTGAGTAGGGCAGTCCTGTTCGTGCACACTGCCTCAGATCCTACCGTAGAATGTTTGATGGTCCCTGATATGTGTCTTGCAGTTGCCGAGCAGTTTGCCTTGAAGGGTAGGGATGTGTTGGTGCTCTTAACCGACATGACTAATTTTGCTGATGCTATGAAGGAAATTGCGATTATTCAGGAACAAGTTCCCTCGAATCGTGGGTATCCGGGTGACTTGTACAGCCAGCTTGCGTCGCGCTATGAAAAGGCGGTCGATTTTGATGATGCAGGGTCAGTGACTATCCTTGCCGTTACCACCATGCCAGGGGATGATGTTACGCATCCGGTTCCTGATAACACGGGGTACATTACTGAGGGTCAGTTTTATCTGAAGAACGGGCGCATTGAACCTTTCGGGAGTCTATCCCGTCTTAAGCAGAACGTAAACGGGCGTACGCGTGCAGATCATCGCGCGCTTATGGATAATATGATTAAGTTGTATGCCGCCTATCGTGATGCGCTTGAGAAAAGATCTATGGGTTTTGCCATGAGCGAGTGGGATGAGAAACTGCTCACATACGGTGGGCTGTTTGAAGCGCAGCTCATGGATCTTTCGGTGAATATTCCGCTTGAAGAGGCGTTCGATACGGGGTGGAAAATTCTGGGCCGGTGTTTCACCCCAGAGGAGACGGGGATTCGCTCTGATTTGATTAACACGTATTGGCCTGCGTAG
- a CDS encoding V-type ATP synthase subunit D, whose product MAVRLTKNELKRQKETLKTFRRFLPTLQLKKQQLYAEIRAVEARASEVRSRADALRQDVQQWVAVFSESGVFDARLLRVQEVKKTYASIAGVRIPCFLEVHFACPPYDLYRVPLWVDTAVRKMQEVLSLDLEAHVLDEQALLLGAELRTTTQRVNLFEKVKIPETRACIRKITVYLGDQQVAAVVRGKMSKKNLVDVSRMEQEDTR is encoded by the coding sequence ATGGCGGTGCGCTTAACCAAAAATGAACTGAAACGTCAAAAAGAGACGCTCAAGACGTTTCGCCGTTTTCTCCCTACGCTTCAGCTTAAAAAGCAGCAGTTGTATGCTGAGATCCGTGCCGTTGAGGCGCGCGCTTCTGAAGTACGTTCCCGTGCAGATGCCCTGCGTCAGGATGTTCAGCAGTGGGTTGCAGTTTTTTCTGAAAGCGGTGTGTTCGACGCGCGTTTGCTCCGCGTGCAAGAGGTAAAGAAAACGTATGCTAGCATTGCAGGTGTGCGTATTCCCTGCTTTTTAGAAGTGCACTTTGCTTGTCCTCCCTATGACTTATATCGTGTTCCTCTGTGGGTGGATACTGCAGTGCGCAAAATGCAGGAAGTGCTAAGCTTAGACTTGGAGGCGCATGTTCTCGACGAACAGGCGCTTCTCCTGGGTGCAGAGTTGCGGACTACAACGCAGCGTGTTAACCTCTTTGAAAAAGTTAAGATTCCTGAGACGCGGGCATGCATACGGAAAATAACGGTGTACCTCGGTGATCAGCAGGTTGCTGCAGTAGTGCGGGGGAAGATGTCTAAGAAGAATCTGGTAGACGTGAGTCGGATGGAACAAGAGGATACACGGTGA
- a CDS encoding V-type ATP synthase subunit I, whose product MKKVTLLVLGSEQERSLQALRSFGAVHVQLRECASEQLAELHALDARCVQAIALVTDAQTKNVTRGEECRVAGQVVEAAEAVEQIVRTHSDRVELAQRIAQCIAHLERCEPWGDFDPADVRALAQRGIHLIPVELSERSYRCLPDELQTLCLARRGGLVRCVLVADKPGLPPSLPADARALELPDVSPADLFVRLRQLREECATLTQRLLAYSEYQGAIRALRQKIAADIEFERVHLSMVSVDVSQWRETGETLRIAHVSGYLPVSRVRAFSECARKEAWAYCCVDPMPEDPVPTQLRNNRWVNLISPLMNFLGTVPGYWEVDISGFFLLFFGVFFSIIFADAGYGAVLTLVSLGGIVLSKRKHAVVSPAWCLGLYLGTLTMVWGALVCNWFGVPVQYVPASLARIAVWEISGFADAAQRNKNQMHVCFFLGLLHLCLGHLIVVRRTFRSLRVLAEFGSLLMLGGMYVVVLNLIVDKERYPLTGMIVGSIIAGFVLNFIFVNYRVSVRQSVADSMKNVINALLGIVNVFADVMSYIRLWAVGLAGGAISATVNEMTHPLFANFLAFLGIVLLLFGHGLNYVMSILSVIVHGVRLNTLEFSNHVGLMWTGIRYTPFRER is encoded by the coding sequence ATGAAAAAGGTAACGCTTCTGGTGCTCGGTTCTGAGCAAGAGCGTTCGCTGCAGGCGTTGCGTTCCTTTGGTGCTGTGCATGTGCAGTTGCGGGAGTGTGCAAGTGAGCAACTTGCAGAGTTGCACGCGTTGGACGCTCGGTGCGTGCAGGCCATTGCGCTCGTCACTGACGCTCAGACAAAGAATGTTACCCGAGGAGAGGAGTGTCGCGTTGCAGGTCAGGTGGTAGAAGCAGCAGAGGCCGTGGAACAGATCGTACGTACTCATTCAGACCGCGTGGAACTTGCTCAGCGCATTGCGCAGTGCATTGCGCATCTGGAACGCTGTGAGCCGTGGGGGGATTTCGATCCGGCAGATGTGAGGGCACTCGCACAGCGGGGGATACATCTTATCCCCGTGGAGCTTTCTGAGCGTTCATACCGCTGCTTGCCCGATGAGTTGCAGACGCTTTGTCTTGCTCGTCGCGGGGGCTTGGTGCGCTGTGTGCTTGTGGCAGATAAACCGGGGCTGCCGCCATCTCTTCCTGCCGATGCGCGCGCGCTAGAATTGCCAGACGTTTCTCCCGCTGATCTGTTTGTACGGCTCAGGCAGTTGCGTGAGGAGTGCGCTACGCTAACACAACGGCTTCTTGCTTATTCGGAATACCAAGGGGCGATTCGCGCCTTGCGGCAGAAGATTGCCGCAGATATCGAGTTTGAGCGCGTGCATCTCAGTATGGTTTCGGTAGACGTCAGTCAGTGGCGTGAAACAGGAGAGACGTTGCGCATTGCGCACGTCAGTGGGTACCTGCCTGTTTCCCGGGTGCGTGCCTTTTCTGAGTGTGCGCGGAAGGAAGCGTGGGCGTATTGCTGTGTAGACCCTATGCCTGAGGATCCGGTACCTACACAGCTGAGAAATAACCGTTGGGTAAATTTGATTTCCCCGTTGATGAATTTCCTCGGCACTGTGCCCGGCTATTGGGAGGTAGACATTTCTGGCTTCTTTTTGCTCTTTTTTGGCGTGTTCTTCTCAATCATCTTTGCGGACGCAGGCTACGGCGCAGTCCTCACGCTTGTGTCCTTGGGAGGGATTGTTCTCAGCAAGAGAAAACATGCAGTGGTGAGTCCAGCATGGTGCTTGGGACTATACTTAGGAACGCTCACGATGGTGTGGGGTGCGCTCGTGTGTAACTGGTTTGGTGTGCCTGTCCAGTATGTGCCGGCGTCGCTCGCGCGTATTGCAGTTTGGGAGATTTCAGGCTTTGCGGATGCCGCCCAGCGGAATAAGAATCAGATGCACGTGTGTTTCTTTCTCGGTTTATTGCACCTGTGTCTCGGTCATTTGATCGTCGTGCGGCGCACCTTCCGTTCCCTGAGGGTGCTTGCAGAGTTTGGTTCTCTTCTCATGTTGGGTGGTATGTACGTGGTAGTGCTCAACTTGATTGTTGACAAAGAGCGCTATCCGCTTACCGGCATGATTGTCGGGTCTATAATAGCGGGTTTTGTGCTGAATTTTATCTTTGTGAATTATCGGGTGAGTGTGCGGCAGAGTGTTGCAGACAGTATGAAAAACGTAATTAATGCGTTGCTGGGCATTGTAAATGTATTTGCAGATGTCATGAGTTATATTCGGCTTTGGGCGGTGGGATTGGCCGGAGGGGCAATCAGTGCGACAGTTAATGAAATGACACACCCTCTGTTTGCCAATTTCCTGGCGTTCCTTGGGATAGTGCTACTGCTGTTTGGACACGGGCTGAATTACGTAATGAGCATACTGTCGGTGATTGTGCACGGTGTGCGCTTGAATACCTTGGAGTTTTCTAATCATGTGGGTCTGATGTGGACAGGCATACGATATACTCCCTTTAGGGAGCGTTAG
- a CDS encoding ATP synthase subunit K (produces ATP from ADP in the presence of a proton gradient across the membrane; the K subunit is a nonenzymatic component which binds the dimeric form by interacting with the G and E subunits), with product MNFGMFGAAAVLGISAVGSALGLALAGQGTIGSWKRCYLNNKPAPFILLAFAGAPLTQTIYGFLLMKAMFSSEKDPWYLLGAGVACGLGIAASALSQGRAAAAGADALAETGKGFSQYLTIVGLCETVALLVMVFGIINC from the coding sequence ATGAATTTTGGTATGTTTGGCGCCGCGGCGGTGCTGGGGATCTCTGCGGTGGGTTCTGCGCTCGGCTTGGCTTTGGCAGGGCAGGGAACGATTGGTTCGTGGAAGCGCTGTTATCTGAATAATAAGCCCGCTCCCTTTATCTTGCTTGCCTTTGCGGGGGCTCCCCTTACGCAGACTATTTATGGTTTTTTGCTAATGAAGGCGATGTTTTCTTCTGAAAAGGACCCGTGGTACCTACTCGGCGCGGGGGTTGCGTGCGGTTTGGGAATTGCCGCTTCGGCGCTTTCTCAAGGGCGGGCTGCCGCAGCCGGCGCCGATGCGCTTGCAGAAACAGGTAAAGGATTTAGCCAGTATTTGACTATCGTTGGTTTGTGTGAGACGGTGGCGCTTCTGGTGATGGTTTTTGGTATTATCAACTGCTAG
- a CDS encoding type III pantothenate kinase: MLLIDVGNSHVVFGIQGENGGRVCVRELFRLAPDARKTQDEYSLLIHALCERAGVGRASLRDAFISSVVPVLTKTIADAVAQISGVQPVVFGPWAYEHLPVRIPEPVRAEIGTDLVANAVAAYVHFRSACVVVDCGTALTFTAVDGTGLIQGVAIAPGLRTAVQSLHTGTAQLPLVPLALPDSVLGKDTTHAVQAGVVRGTLFVIRAMIAQCQKELGCRCAAVITGGLSRLFSSEVDFPPIDAQLTLSGLAHIARLVPTSLLPPATVSGSSGN, from the coding sequence ATGCTTTTGATAGACGTAGGGAACTCGCACGTAGTGTTCGGAATCCAAGGCGAGAATGGTGGCCGTGTGTGCGTGCGTGAGTTGTTTCGCCTTGCGCCTGACGCGCGTAAAACCCAAGATGAGTACTCGCTTCTCATCCATGCGCTTTGCGAACGTGCGGGGGTCGGCCGTGCTTCTCTCCGTGATGCGTTTATTTCCTCCGTCGTGCCTGTGTTGACAAAGACCATTGCAGATGCGGTCGCTCAGATTAGCGGCGTCCAGCCGGTTGTCTTTGGCCCGTGGGCGTACGAGCACTTGCCGGTGCGCATACCAGAGCCAGTGCGCGCGGAAATTGGCACTGACTTGGTAGCCAACGCGGTGGCGGCCTATGTGCATTTCCGTTCTGCTTGCGTGGTAGTGGATTGTGGAACAGCGCTCACCTTTACGGCGGTGGATGGCACGGGGTTGATTCAAGGGGTGGCAATTGCGCCTGGTCTGCGCACTGCGGTGCAGTCTCTCCATACAGGAACGGCACAATTACCACTTGTTCCTCTTGCCCTGCCTGATTCCGTTCTGGGCAAGGATACTACGCATGCGGTGCAGGCGGGTGTGGTGCGGGGCACGCTCTTTGTTATTCGCGCTATGATTGCACAGTGTCAGAAAGAGTTAGGGTGCCGCTGTGCAGCGGTGATAACGGGGGGGCTTTCGCGTCTTTTCTCGTCAGAGGTGGACTTTCCTCCTATCGATGCACAGCTGACGCTCTCAGGTCTTGCACATATTGCGCGGCTGGTGCCGACATCTCTCCTGCCACCTGCTACAGTGTCAGGTTCATCGGGGAATTGA
- a CDS encoding SPOR domain-containing protein — translation MIKRHMFAKRGVKGRSYLVRVNTAFLVLCVASVTPLWAVWEGNAEIGPQGSFLQDGMFVRSDMFPKNTAVEISNLEKNAKAQAVVIGHAGIPGLLVSLAPAAAAQLGIGVYQAVRVRVRTLGTVRGGSQTSQDGLSLASLPSRVPARPAQRDPLSSPPAGHTVPEYRDTVIFDDPRLVSPLSREVEDAPKVVEPASEREGGEREVEDAPKVVEPASEREGGEREVEDVPKVVEPASEREGGEREVEDAPKVVEPASEREGGEREVEDVPKVVEPASEREGGEREVEDVPKVVEPASEREGGEREVEDAPKVVEPASEREGGEREVEDAPKVVEPASEREGGEREVEDVPKVVEPASEREGGEREVEDVPKVVEPASEREGGEREVEDVPKVVEPASEREGGEREVEDVPKVVEPASEREGGEREVEDVPGVVEPASGHEGGEREVEDVPGVVEPASGHEGGEREVASQHTKQPSHSVSNSAPNQFRNPEGELPFTLPDLSESEIVVPEEQKGRAHPQVIPEGAPRGLQPGEYYVQIAVFHDAIQVQSIVHRYGVEYPIAVEQDIHEGKVRFTVCVGPVQKDERGAVLENFQRFGFKDAFLKKAR, via the coding sequence ATGATTAAACGCCACATGTTCGCAAAAAGGGGTGTCAAAGGAAGATCTTACCTGGTTAGGGTGAACACTGCGTTCTTAGTGCTTTGTGTTGCTTCTGTCACGCCGCTTTGGGCTGTGTGGGAAGGGAATGCAGAAATTGGCCCCCAGGGAAGTTTTCTGCAGGACGGCATGTTTGTGCGCAGTGACATGTTCCCCAAAAACACTGCTGTTGAAATTAGCAACTTAGAAAAGAATGCCAAGGCTCAGGCAGTGGTTATTGGGCACGCAGGGATCCCCGGTCTTCTAGTTAGCCTTGCACCCGCTGCTGCAGCACAGCTTGGGATTGGCGTATACCAAGCTGTGCGTGTACGCGTACGTACCTTGGGTACCGTGCGCGGTGGGTCTCAAACAAGTCAGGACGGACTGTCCCTTGCATCTTTGCCGTCCCGTGTGCCTGCGCGCCCCGCGCAGCGTGATCCTCTGTCATCCCCGCCGGCAGGTCACACTGTACCGGAATATCGCGATACGGTTATTTTCGATGACCCGCGTTTGGTTTCCCCTTTGTCTCGTGAGGTGGAGGACGCGCCGAAGGTAGTGGAGCCGGCCTCTGAGCGTGAGGGAGGGGAGCGTGAGGTGGAGGACGCGCCGAAGGTAGTGGAGCCGGCCTCTGAGCGTGAGGGAGGGGAGCGTGAGGTGGAGGACGTGCCGAAGGTAGTGGAGCCGGCCTCTGAGCGTGAGGGAGGGGAGCGTGAGGTGGAGGACGCGCCGAAGGTAGTGGAGCCGGCCTCTGAGCGTGAGGGAGGGGAGCGTGAGGTGGAGGACGTGCCGAAGGTAGTGGAGCCGGCCTCTGAGCGTGAGGGAGGGGAGCGTGAGGTGGAGGACGTGCCGAAGGTAGTGGAGCCGGCCTCTGAGCGTGAGGGAGGGGAGCGTGAGGTGGAGGACGCGCCGAAGGTAGTGGAGCCGGCCTCTGAGCGTGAGGGAGGGGAGCGTGAGGTGGAGGACGCGCCGAAGGTAGTGGAGCCGGCCTCTGAGCGTGAGGGAGGGGAGCGTGAGGTGGAGGACGTGCCGAAGGTAGTGGAGCCGGCCTCTGAGCGTGAGGGAGGGGAGCGTGAGGTGGAGGACGTGCCGAAGGTAGTGGAGCCGGCCTCTGAGCGTGAGGGAGGGGAGCGTGAGGTGGAGGACGTGCCGAAGGTAGTGGAGCCGGCCTCTGAGCGTGAGGGAGGGGAGCGTGAGGTGGAGGACGTGCCGAAGGTAGTGGAGCCGGCCTCTGAGCGTGAGGGAGGGGAGCGTGAGGTGGAGGACGTGCCGGGGGTAGTGGAGCCGGCCTCTGGGCATGAAGGAGGGGAGCGTGAGGTGGAGGACGTGCCGGGGGTAGTGGAGCCGGCCTCTGGGCATGAAGGAGGGGAGCGTGAGGTCGCTTCTCAGCATACGAAGCAGCCATCCCACTCGGTTTCCAACTCAGCTCCCAATCAGTTTCGGAACCCTGAGGGGGAACTCCCCTTTACGCTCCCTGACCTATCCGAGTCAGAAATTGTGGTTCCGGAGGAACAGAAAGGACGTGCGCATCCCCAGGTGATACCCGAGGGTGCGCCACGTGGACTGCAACCTGGTGAATACTACGTACAGATTGCAGTCTTTCATGACGCTATCCAGGTGCAGAGCATTGTCCACCGTTACGGGGTAGAATACCCCATCGCAGTGGAGCAGGACATCCATGAAGGTAAGGTGCGTTTCACCGTATGCGTCGGTCCTGTCCAAAAAGACGAACGCGGCGCGGTACTAGAGAACTTCCAAAGGTTTGGATTCAAGGACGCCTTTCTGAAAAAGGCGCGATGA
- a CDS encoding copper resistance protein NlpE — MKGSVRALCAFLGVGALGSALCVSCTTVCPHAGKAKAEKVECALKGGIFRGTLPAADCPGIDTTVTFNADGTAQKVELALEKKSAPSPLTYRGTWMVREDGIVELSLVSSEQSKAPHEKELYELIDSNSVRYMGAPGAGKPSKEMAPFYVLKKTKK, encoded by the coding sequence ATGAAAGGATCTGTCCGCGCGCTGTGCGCGTTCCTTGGTGTTGGAGCGCTCGGTAGCGCTTTGTGTGTCTCGTGCACAACCGTGTGTCCGCACGCCGGGAAGGCCAAAGCGGAAAAGGTAGAGTGCGCGTTGAAGGGAGGTATCTTTCGGGGTACGCTACCTGCGGCCGATTGCCCGGGAATCGATACGACTGTGACGTTCAACGCGGATGGCACTGCGCAAAAGGTAGAGCTTGCCCTTGAGAAGAAGTCGGCACCTTCTCCTCTTACGTATCGCGGTACGTGGATGGTACGTGAAGACGGAATTGTCGAACTCTCGCTTGTGTCCTCGGAGCAATCGAAGGCACCGCACGAGAAAGAGCTGTACGAGCTGATAGACAGTAACTCCGTTCGCTACATGGGCGCTCCCGGCGCAGGAAAGCCTTCAAAGGAGATGGCGCCGTTTTACGTGCTCAAAAAAACAAAGAAATAG
- a CDS encoding DHH family phosphoesterase, translated as MFSSSPPSSLPKSVSSPSPCAARTGDRGRGLSGLIEFIDAHRAFAVVGHEKPDGDCVGSSLALASFLRRIGKEVELLSAGPFKRREIAAYATLFRPSLSAQIRPSDQTAVIVVDCSELSRVGAELASQLAPFARAFIDHHETCGDHCAHSFVVKTAPSTTTLVQTLIETMAGSLEAAEARALFLGLATDTGFFRHLDEHSADTFASAARLVRAGANPKDTFLAMNGGRSLASRMLIARVLSRLTPYYGGALMTSYETCEDAVQLGLDVRDSDALYQLIQSIQGVEAIVVVRQESPTHCSVGFRSRGSIDVSVIAARFGGGGHRCAAGLRIEGTVDELLPRFVAAFEAQMRAPAAGAQVRS; from the coding sequence ATGTTCAGTTCCAGTCCCCCGAGTTCTCTTCCTAAGTCCGTTTCCTCCCCCTCTCCGTGCGCGGCGCGTACAGGGGATCGGGGGAGGGGTCTTTCCGGGCTCATCGAGTTCATTGACGCGCATCGCGCGTTTGCGGTCGTGGGGCATGAGAAGCCGGATGGGGACTGTGTAGGTTCCAGTCTTGCGCTTGCCTCGTTCCTAAGACGCATAGGGAAAGAGGTTGAGCTTTTGTCTGCGGGTCCTTTCAAGCGTAGAGAGATCGCTGCGTACGCGACACTCTTCCGTCCAAGTCTCTCTGCGCAGATACGGCCGTCTGATCAGACGGCCGTCATCGTGGTCGACTGCTCTGAGCTCAGCCGCGTTGGCGCTGAGCTCGCCTCGCAGCTTGCCCCCTTTGCGCGCGCGTTCATAGACCATCACGAAACGTGCGGCGACCACTGCGCGCACTCGTTCGTCGTAAAAACAGCTCCGTCCACCACTACATTGGTGCAAACGTTAATCGAGACGATGGCCGGATCTCTTGAAGCAGCCGAGGCGCGCGCACTTTTTTTGGGATTGGCTACGGACACAGGTTTTTTTCGCCACCTCGACGAGCACAGTGCGGACACGTTCGCTTCTGCTGCGCGTCTTGTACGTGCAGGCGCCAATCCGAAGGACACGTTTCTTGCCATGAACGGTGGGAGATCCCTTGCTTCGCGCATGTTGATTGCGCGCGTGCTTTCTCGACTGACGCCGTATTATGGTGGCGCGCTCATGACCTCGTACGAAACTTGCGAAGACGCGGTCCAGTTGGGGCTTGATGTGCGAGACTCCGATGCTCTGTATCAGCTCATCCAGAGCATCCAGGGCGTCGAGGCAATTGTGGTGGTACGTCAGGAATCTCCCACACATTGTTCGGTGGGGTTTCGATCGCGAGGATCGATTGACGTAAGCGTTATCGCCGCTCGCTTCGGGGGTGGAGGTCATCGCTGCGCTGCTGGCCTTCGTATCGAGGGCACCGTTGATGAACTGTTACCCCGCTTTGTTGCTGCCTTTGAGGCTCAGATGCGTGCACCCGCGGCCGGGGCGCAGGTGCGCTCCTAA
- a CDS encoding non-canonical purine NTP pyrophosphatase codes for MRAVDFLRRATVCWYMRIYLASNNAHKHAEFSSLFPMHTILLPKDEGIDFFSPEDGSTFFANARQKADALYDVVHAPVLADDSGLCVDALDGDPGVHSARFGAQHGVHTDTARMQLLLERMHGRQDRACSFVCVAVLKLGSVPLCVGRGVCRGVLTTEMSGVEGFGYDPIFLLPHLGRTFAQLSIEEKNRVSHRALAALRLAQVLAMMQLPRALRYELKLLRGARRMTRGGVLRPGAPCAQRKGQTAQTARRHKFYARARRCARRIHRA; via the coding sequence ATGCGCGCGGTTGATTTCTTGCGTAGAGCTACAGTATGCTGGTACATGCGCATTTATCTTGCGTCAAACAACGCGCACAAGCACGCGGAGTTCTCCTCACTTTTCCCCATGCACACGATTCTCCTGCCGAAAGACGAGGGTATCGATTTTTTCTCGCCTGAGGACGGGTCTACTTTCTTTGCTAATGCAAGGCAGAAGGCTGACGCCCTCTATGACGTGGTACATGCGCCTGTGCTCGCCGATGACTCAGGTCTCTGTGTGGATGCTTTAGACGGGGACCCAGGGGTGCATTCGGCGCGTTTTGGTGCACAGCATGGGGTACACACAGACACTGCGCGCATGCAGCTCCTTCTGGAACGTATGCACGGACGGCAGGACCGTGCCTGTTCCTTTGTGTGTGTGGCGGTACTGAAGTTGGGATCGGTGCCGTTGTGCGTTGGGCGGGGGGTGTGCCGGGGAGTGTTGACTACAGAAATGTCTGGGGTAGAAGGTTTTGGCTATGACCCGATTTTCCTGTTGCCACACCTGGGCAGGACGTTCGCTCAGCTCAGCATTGAGGAGAAGAACCGCGTCTCTCACCGGGCACTTGCGGCGCTGCGCCTCGCACAGGTGTTGGCCATGATGCAGCTACCCCGTGCGCTGCGCTACGAGTTAAAGCTTTTGCGTGGTGCTCGTCGTATGACGCGCGGCGGCGTGCTGCGGCCTGGCGCCCCCTGTGCGCAACGTAAGGGACAGACCGCGCAGACTGCCCGAAGACACAAATTTTATGCACGCGCTCGGAGGTGTGCCCGTCGCATACATCGTGCCTAG
- a CDS encoding chemotaxis protein CheW — protein sequence MAVNDEQFQLVTFQLGEELYGIDIMGVKEIVKVQDVRPIPCAPAYVEGIFNLRSEIIPIINLHKRFHLREATLESGDEYLGGFVILNVEDSKLGIIIDRIARVIAVSQEDVQSPPQVITGIGAEYIHGVVRQGTSYLIVLDIHKLFSSKELQKLANL from the coding sequence ATGGCGGTAAACGACGAACAGTTTCAACTCGTTACCTTCCAGCTCGGGGAGGAGCTTTATGGCATCGACATTATGGGTGTCAAGGAGATTGTGAAGGTTCAGGACGTTCGTCCTATTCCCTGTGCGCCTGCTTACGTGGAGGGCATTTTTAACCTGCGCAGCGAGATTATCCCTATTATTAACCTGCACAAGCGCTTTCACCTACGCGAGGCTACGCTCGAGTCGGGCGACGAGTATCTCGGCGGCTTTGTCATTCTCAATGTGGAGGACAGTAAGCTCGGCATTATCATCGACCGCATCGCGCGTGTTATCGCTGTCTCGCAGGAGGACGTGCAGTCCCCTCCCCAGGTTATCACCGGCATCGGGGCGGAGTACATTCATGGGGTCGTGCGCCAGGGGACGAGTTATCTTATTGTTCTGGATATCCACAAGCTGTTTAGCTCCAAAGAGTTGCAAAAGCTCGCGAACCTCTAG